Proteins from a single region of Anomalospiza imberbis isolate Cuckoo-Finch-1a 21T00152 unplaced genomic scaffold, ASM3175350v1 scaffold_53, whole genome shotgun sequence:
- the LOC137467191 gene encoding olfactory receptor 14I1-like: MSNSSSISHFLLLALADTRQLQLLHFCLFLGISLAALLGNGLIISAVACGHHLHTPMFFFLLNLALSDLGSICTTVPKAMHNSLWDTSTISYTGCAAQLFFFVFFMSAEYSLLTIMCYDRYVSICKPLHYGTLLGSRACAHMAAAAWASAFLNALLHTANTFSLPLCHGNAVGQFFCEIPQILKLSCSKSYLRELGLLAVSGCLGLGCFVFIVFSYVQIFRAVLRIPSEQGRHKAFSTCLPHLAVVSLFVSTAAFAHLKPPFMSYPSLDLALSVLYSVVPPALNPLIYSLRNQELKASVWTQMTGWFQGH; encoded by the coding sequence atgtccaacagcagctccatcagccacttcctcctgctggcactggcagacacgcggcagctgcagctcctgcacttctgcctcttcctgggcatctccctggctgccctcctgggcaacggcctcatcatcagcgccgtagcctgcggccaccacctgcacacgcccatgttcttcttcctgctcaacctggccctcagcgacctgggctccatctgcaccactgtccccaaagccatgcacaattccctctgggacaccagcaccatctcctacacaggatgtgctgcacagctctttttttttgtctttttcatgtcAGCAGAGtattccctcctgaccatcatgtgctacgaccgctacgtgtccatctgcaaacccctgcactacgggaccctcctgggcagcagagcttgtgcccacatggcagcagctgcctgggccagtgcctttctcaatgctctactgcacacggccaatacattttccctgcccctgtgccatggaaaTGCTgtgggccagttcttctgtgaaatcccccagatcctcaagctctcctgctccaaatcctacctcagggaacttggtCTTCTTGCAGTTAGTGGCTGTTTAGGACTTGGCTgctttgtgttcattgttttctcctatgtgcagatcttcagggctgtgctgaggatcccctctgagcagggacggcacaaagccttttccacctgccttcctcacctggccgtggtctccttGTTTGTCAGCACAGCAGCATTTGCTCACTTGAAGCCCCCCTTCATGTCAtacccatccctggatctggccctgtcagttctgtactcagtggtgcctccagccctgaaccccctcatctacagcctgaggaaccaggagctcaaggcttCAGTGTGGACACagatgactggatggtttcagggacattaa